From Lysobacter auxotrophicus, the proteins below share one genomic window:
- a CDS encoding phospholipase — protein MPSFPRSALAPLPFLARLAAIALMLALGACATTPREVPPGQFVERSVVVDGGTHRYQVFVPSRQVAGKHPPTVLFLHGSGERGSDNQRQVDVGLGPFVREHARTFPAIVVFPQSAEGTSWTGTQARVALAALDASIDEFGGDEDRIVLTGMSRGGYGVFELAIMEPRRFAALIPVCGGVTQPPALKERLQLESVALAPDPFLAAAQKLQKLPVWAFHGGKDDVVTPDQSRHLVEALRSLGGNVRYTEFAELGHNSWDAAYATPALWTWAFAQERKGGLF, from the coding sequence ATGCCTTCGTTTCCGCGTTCCGCCCTCGCCCCGCTTCCCTTCCTGGCGCGGCTCGCCGCGATCGCGCTGATGCTGGCGCTGGGCGCCTGCGCGACCACGCCGCGCGAGGTCCCGCCGGGCCAGTTCGTCGAACGCAGCGTCGTCGTGGACGGCGGCACGCACCGCTACCAGGTCTTCGTGCCGTCGCGACAGGTCGCCGGCAAGCATCCGCCGACGGTGCTGTTCCTGCACGGTTCCGGCGAACGGGGCAGCGACAACCAGCGCCAGGTCGACGTCGGACTCGGCCCGTTCGTGCGCGAGCACGCCCGTACCTTCCCCGCGATCGTCGTCTTCCCGCAATCGGCCGAAGGCACCTCGTGGACGGGCACGCAGGCGCGCGTGGCGCTCGCGGCGCTGGATGCGTCGATCGACGAATTCGGCGGCGACGAGGACCGCATCGTGCTCACCGGCATGTCGCGCGGCGGCTACGGGGTGTTCGAGCTGGCGATCATGGAACCGCGCCGCTTCGCCGCGCTGATCCCGGTTTGCGGCGGCGTCACCCAGCCGCCGGCCCTGAAGGAGCGCCTGCAACTCGAAAGCGTCGCGCTCGCCCCCGACCCGTTCCTCGCTGCCGCGCAGAAACTCCAGAAGCTGCCGGTGTGGGCCTTCCACGGCGGCAAGGACGACGTGGTGACGCCCGACCAGTCGCGCCACCTGGTGGAAGCGCTGCGCAGCCTCGGCGGCAACGTGCGCTATACGGAGTTCGCCGAACTGGGCCACAACAGCTGGGACGCCGCGTACGCGACGCCGGCGCTATGGACGTGGGCGTTCGCGCAGGAGCGCAAGGGCGGGTTGTTTTAA
- a CDS encoding aspartate carbamoyltransferase catalytic subunit produces the protein MNTHTHLPRHLLTLDGLSFDALDALLTRAQAFADGHYDRRALDGIAVCTLFFEPSTRTRMSFTLAAQRLGADVLNFDASTSSTRKGETALDTLKNLEAMGVRGFVVRHQEDGAVAALSQHVEDGTALLNAGDGRSAHPTQGLLDVLTLRQAKGSDFSKLKVVIVGDVKHSRVARSDLHALRTLGVGEIRVCGPASLLPTDGTLDGCVVSHDFDAALDGVDAAMMLRLQRERMEEGLIDSLDDYHRDFGLTAQRLKRAKPDAVVMHPGPINRGVEITDEVADGPQSLILRQVRNGVAVRMAVLEALLRG, from the coding sequence ATGAACACGCACACGCACCTTCCGCGCCATCTGCTCACGCTCGATGGCCTGTCTTTCGACGCGCTCGATGCGCTGCTTACGCGCGCGCAGGCCTTCGCCGACGGGCATTACGACCGCCGCGCGCTCGACGGCATCGCCGTGTGCACGCTGTTCTTCGAACCGTCCACGCGCACGCGCATGAGCTTCACGCTCGCCGCCCAGCGCCTGGGCGCGGACGTGCTGAACTTCGACGCGTCCACCTCGTCCACGCGCAAGGGCGAGACCGCGCTGGACACGCTGAAGAACTTGGAAGCGATGGGCGTGCGCGGCTTCGTCGTGCGCCACCAGGAAGACGGCGCGGTGGCCGCGCTGTCGCAGCACGTGGAGGACGGCACCGCGCTGCTGAACGCCGGCGACGGCCGCAGCGCGCATCCGACGCAGGGCCTGCTCGACGTGCTCACGCTGCGACAGGCGAAGGGCTCGGACTTCTCGAAACTGAAGGTCGTCATCGTCGGCGACGTGAAGCATTCGCGCGTCGCGCGCTCCGACCTGCATGCGCTGCGCACGCTGGGCGTCGGCGAGATCCGCGTGTGCGGCCCGGCGTCGCTGCTGCCCACCGACGGCACGCTCGATGGCTGCGTCGTGTCGCACGACTTCGATGCCGCGCTGGACGGCGTGGACGCGGCGATGATGCTGCGCCTGCAACGCGAGCGCATGGAAGAAGGGCTGATCGACTCGCTCGACGACTATCACCGCGACTTCGGCCTGACGGCGCAACGCCTGAAGCGCGCGAAGCCGGATGCGGTGGTGATGCATCCGGGCCCGATCAACCGCGGCGTCGAGATCACCGACGAAGTGGCCGACGGCCCGCAGTCGCTGATCCTGCGCCAGGTGCGAAACGGGGTCGCGGTGCGCATGGCGGTGCTGGAAGCGTTGCTGCGCGGCTGA